A portion of the Helicoverpa zea isolate HzStark_Cry1AcR chromosome 25, ilHelZeax1.1, whole genome shotgun sequence genome contains these proteins:
- the LOC124642669 gene encoding uncharacterized protein LOC124642669 codes for MPLPFNKNLDIKLVKLVKENSILYNTRHSKYLDFDAREVVWQKIGDSLGRPALVCKSRWINIRDMMRRKIRDRLRNPNAHSYKYKYEDELGFMIPYFKESAGAPPASEEYTEFLEDEACEVEMPAEVFVDETLDFEEPRETKPIFRKRQEEANTSREFSESMFQELSPTDPLDVFLLTIGSTLRKFSPYYLNQAKSKIFQVVQDYELQQIVNKDDQAPGSSDTTRL; via the exons ATGCCGCTCCCTTTTAACAAAAACCTAGATATAAAACTAGTAAAATTAGTCAAAGAAAACTCCATTTTGTATAACACAAGACATTCTAAATATCTAGACTTTGATGCGAGGGAAGTCGTTTGGCAAAAGATCGGGGATTCACTCGGCAGGCCAG CTCTCGTCTGCAAATCGCGATGGATCAACATACGAGACATGATGCGACGCAAAATCCGGGACCGCCTGCGCAACCCTAACGCACACAGCTACAAATACAAGTACGAGGATGAGCTCGGCTTCATGATACCCTACTTCAAGGAATCAGCAGGCGCCCCACCAGCTTCCGAAGAATACACCGAGTTCTTAGAAGACGAAGCCTGCGAAGTCGAAATGCCAGCTGAAGTCTTTGTAGACGAAACCCTGGATTTCGAAGAACCTAGAGAAACGAAACCCATATTTAGGAAACGTCAGGAAGAAGCGAATACTTCTAGAGAGTTCTCAGAATCCATGTTCCAGGAATTGAGTCCTACTGATCCTTTGGACGTGTTTTTGTTAACTATAGGGTCGACCTTAAGGAAGTTTAGTCCGTATTACTTGAACCAGGCGAAGAGTAAGATATTCCAGGTGGTGCAAGACTATGAGCTGCAGCAGATTGTCAATAAAGATGACCAGGCTCCGGGCAGCAGTGATACCACTAGATTATAA
- the LOC124642787 gene encoding vinculin isoform X1, translating to MPDLARPVQAVSLAVNNLVKVGHETIESSEDSVLRHDMPSALHRVETAATLLQQASDMLRADPFSGPARKKLIEGSRGILQGTSALLLCFDESEVRKIVKECKKVLDYLGVAEVIDTMEDLVQFLRDISPALSRAAREVAARAAELTHPPHADTLTRCLDSVKQLAPVLICSMKMYIHILTEGGKGMEEAAENRNYLAQRMADEIHEIIRVLQLTSYVEDGGEKDNVAVLKALQQQIHAKIGAAHEFLNDPEAQRNSAGERAIRSVLTSSQRAAEHLAPEPADAARRLARSGGINADHLCDERQYGHGREPKALNLASDLRHQINELDSIVNEGVRAAEKQGGKTMQARLETAHKWLLHPAADPVTRIEGQKAINSIVSQGQRIADGLQGREKAEVLQLCSEVQRLSDKLADLCASGKGDSEEARAITRELTDKLHELKRATERAVVNRVVEEFIDVAAPLRHFTDAVNAPLGTPGRESQFHEKAAALAAFSQRACAAADVVAAGCGHNKRLADQLTQNARQVEKLSPQLILAGKIRLYNPDSKVAEEHFNNLKNQYAEAVLRVRDLCDQAVDPLDFVRTAGELMQKHTYLCEDAIRNNDSQKMVDNTSAIARLANRVLLVGGAERDNTEDQEFARALSSAQQRLQAAIPPAVHRAKAVALGDRAQAAAWRTANSEIISAAGEVESALSGHYAPPPPPPALPEALSRLHMSDVAAPPRPPPPAGAAPPPRPPPPADTDDEGEDIFRRQPHPSHPILVAAHNLHKAVREWSSKDNEIIAAAKRMAILMARLSELVRSDSKGSKRELIATAKAIAEASEEVTRLAKKLALECTDKRIRTNLLQVCERIPTIGTQLKILSTVKATMLGAQGSEEDQEATEMLVGNAQNLMQSVKETVKAAEGASIKIRTEQGGYRLRWVRRSPWYQI from the exons GAAGAAGCTGATTGAAGGTTCGAGAGGAATCTTGCAGGGCACGTCTGCGTTGCTGCTGTGTTTCGACGAGTCAGAAGTTAGGAAGATCGTTAAGGAGTGCAAAAAG GTGCTAGATTATCTCGGGGTGGCGGAGGTCATAGATACGATGGAAGACCTGGTTCAATTCCTCAGAGACATCTCGCCAGCACTCTCCAGGGCCGCCAGGGAG GTGGCAGCCCGAGCAGCGGAGTTGACCCACCCGCCGCACGCAGACACGCTAACCCGCTGCCTGGACAGCGTGAAGCAGCTCGCGCCCGTGCTCATCTGCTCCATGAAGATGTACATACACATCCTCACTGAGG GAGGCAAAGGAATGGAGGAGGCTGCTGAAAACAGAAACTATCTCGCTCAAAGAATGGCCGATGAAATACACGAGATTATTCG TGTGCTGCAACTAACCTCCTACGTGGAAGACGGTGGCGAGAAGGACAACGTGGCAGTGCTGAAGGCGTTACAGCAACAGATACACGCCAAGATTGGAGCTGCTCATGAGTTCCTTAAT GACCCTGAGGCTCAGCGCAACAGTGCAGGCGAGAGAGCTATCCGCAGTGTGCTGACATCATCTCAACGTGCTGCCGAACACCTGGCGCCCGAACCTGCTGATGCTGCCAGGAGACTCGCCAG ATCTGGTGGCATAAACGCTGACCATCTATGTGACGAGAGACAATATGGACATGGTAGAGAACCCAag GCATTGAATCTGGCGTCAGACCTGCGTCACCAGATCAACGAGTTGGATTCCATCGTGAATGAGGGAGTGAGGGCCGCTGAGAAGCAGGGCGGGAAGACCATGCAGGCTAG gTTGGAGACAGCCCACAAGTGGCTGTTACACCCGGCTGCGGACCCGGTCACCAGGATCGAGGGTCAGAAGGCTATCAACAGCATTGTTTCGCAAGGACAGAGg ATCGCCGACGGTCTTCAAGGTCGTGAGAAGGCGGAAGTTCTACAGCTGTGTTCAGAAGTACAGCGACTGTCAGACAAGTTGGCTGACTTGTGTGCCAGTGGAAAGGGAGATAGTGAGGAAGCACGTGCTATAACAAG GGAGCTAACAGACAAGCTGCACGAGCTGAAGCGAGCCACCGAGAGGGCGGTCGTGAACCGCGTGGTGGAGGAGTTCATCGACGTGGCGGCGCCGCTGCGACACTTCACTGACGCTGTTAATGCGCCTTTGG GCACCCCAGGTCGCGAGAGTCAGTTCCACGAGAAGGCGGCAGCGTTAGCAGCGTTCAGCCAGCGCGCATGCGCGGCGGCGGACGTGGTGGCGGCGGGCTGCGGACACAACAAGCGCCTCGCTGATCAGCTCACGCAGAATGCTAGACAG GTGGAGAAACTGTCACCACAACTGATTTTAGCCGGCAAGATCAGGCTCTACAACCCTGACAGCAAG GTGGCAGAGGAACATTTCAACAACTTGAAGAATCAGTACGCAGAAGCTGTGCTGCGCGTGCGCGACCTGTGTGACCAGGCGGTAGATCCCCTCGACTTTGTTAGGACTGCTG GTGAATTGATGCAGAAGCATACATACCTGTGTGAGGATGCTATTCGCAACAACGACTCGCAAAAGATGGTTGACAATACCTCCGCCATTGCCAG ACTGGCAAACCGCGTACTGCTCGTCGGAGGAGCTGAACGTGACAATACGGAAGACCAGGAGTTCGCCCGAGCCCTGTCCTCCGCTCAGCAGCGTCTGCAG GCCGCCATCCCGCCCGCCGTGCACCGCGCCAAGGCTGTGGCGCTCGGGGACCGCGCCCAGGCTGCTGCCTGGCGGACTGCTAACAGTGAG ATAATCAGCGCAGCTGGTGAAGTAGAATCAGCACTCTCAGGGCACTACGCCCCGCCCCCGCCGCCCCCCGCACTGCCAGAAGCACTCTCTCGCCTGCACATGTCGGACGTGGCGGCGCCGCCCCGCCCGCCCCCGCCCGCCGGCGCCGCCCCGCCGCCCCGCCCACCGCCGCCCGCTGACACTGATGATGAGGGAGAGGATATCTTTAGGAGGCAGCCGCATCCCAGCCATCCCATATTG GTGGCAGCGCACAACTTGCACAAGGCAGTGCGCGAGTGGTCGTCGAAGGACAACGAGATCATCGCGGCCGCCAAGCGCATGGCCATCCTCATGGCCAGGCTCTCCGAGCTCGTGCGATCCGACTCTAAGG GCAGCAAGAGAGAGCTCATCGCGACGGCAAAGGCCATTGCCGAAGCTTCCGAGGAGGTCACGCGACTCGCCAAGAAGTTGGCGCTGGAATGTACTGACAAAAGGATTAGGACG AACTTGCTACAAGTATGCGAGCGTATCCCTACCATTGGAACTCAGCTCAAGATCCTGTCCACCGTCAAGGCCACCATGTTGGGCGCACAAG GCAGCGAAGAAGACCAGGAAGCGACTGAGATGTTGGTCGGCAATGCACAGAACTTGATGCAGAGT GTAAAAGAAACAGTGAAAGCAGCAGAAGGTGCGTCTATCAAGATCCGCACGGAGCAGGGCGGCTACCGCCTGCGCTGGGTCCGACGCTCGCCGTGGTACCAGATCTAA
- the LOC124642787 gene encoding vinculin isoform X2 has product MPDLARPVQAVSLAVNNLVKVGHETIESSEDSVLRHDMPSALHRVETAATLLQQASDMLRADPFSGPARKKLIEGSRGILQGTSALLLCFDESEVRKIVKECKKVLDYLGVAEVIDTMEDLVQFLRDISPALSRAAREVAARAAELTHPPHADTLTRCLDSVKQLAPVLICSMKMYIHILTEGGKGMEEAAENRNYLAQRMADEIHEIIRVLQLTSYVEDGGEKDNVAVLKALQQQIHAKIGAAHEFLNDPEAQRNSAGERAIRSVLTSSQRAAEHLAPEPADAARRLARSGGINADHLCDERQYGHGREPKALNLASDLRHQINELDSIVNEGVRAAEKQGGKTMQARLETAHKWLLHPAADPVTRIEGQKAINSIVSQGQRIADGLQGREKAEVLQLCSEVQRLSDKLADLCASGKGDSEEARAITRELTDKLHELKRATERAVVNRVVEEFIDVAAPLRHFTDAVNAPLGTPGRESQFHEKAAALAAFSQRACAAADVVAAGCGHNKRLADQLTQNARQVEKLSPQLILAGKIRLYNPDSKVAEEHFNNLKNQYAEAVLRVRDLCDQAVDPLDFVRTAGELMQKHTYLCEDAIRNNDSQKMVDNTSAIARLANRVLLVGGAERDNTEDQEFARALSSAQQRLQAAIPPAVHRAKAVALGDRAQAAAWRTANSEIISAAGEVESALSGHYAPPPPPPALPEALSRLHMSDVAAPPRPPPPAGAAPPPRPPPPADTDDEGEDIFRRQPHPSHPILVAAHNLHKAVREWSSKDNEIIAAAKRMAILMARLSELVRSDSKGSKRELIATAKAIAEASEEVTRLAKKLALECTDKRIRTNLLQVCERIPTIGTQLKILSTVKATMLGAQGSEEDQEATEMLVGNAQNLMQSVKETVKAAEGASIKIRTEQGGYRLRWVRRSPWYQI; this is encoded by the exons GAAGAAGCTGATTGAAGGTTCGAGAGGAATCTTGCAGGGCACGTCTGCGTTGCTGCTGTGTTTCGACGAGTCAGAAGTTAGGAAGATCGTTAAGGAGTGCAAAAAG GTGCTAGATTATCTCGGGGTGGCGGAGGTCATAGATACGATGGAAGACCTGGTTCAATTCCTCAGAGACATCTCGCCAGCACTCTCCAGGGCCGCCAGGGAG GTGGCAGCCCGAGCAGCGGAGTTGACCCACCCGCCGCACGCAGACACGCTAACCCGCTGCCTGGACAGCGTGAAGCAGCTCGCGCCCGTGCTCATCTGCTCCATGAAGATGTACATACACATCCTCACTGAGG GAGGCAAAGGAATGGAGGAGGCTGCTGAAAACAGAAACTATCTCGCTCAAAGAATGGCCGATGAAATACACGAGATTATTCG TGTGCTGCAACTAACCTCCTACGTGGAAGACGGTGGCGAGAAGGACAACGTGGCAGTGCTGAAGGCGTTACAGCAACAGATACACGCCAAGATTGGAGCTGCTCATGAGTTCCTTAAT GACCCTGAGGCTCAGCGCAACAGTGCAGGCGAGAGAGCTATCCGCAGTGTGCTGACATCATCTCAACGTGCTGCCGAACACCTGGCGCCCGAACCTGCTGATGCTGCCAGGAGACTCGCCAG ATCTGGTGGCATAAACGCTGACCATCTATGTGACGAGAGACAATATGGACATGGTAGAGAACCCAag GCATTGAATCTGGCGTCAGACCTGCGTCACCAGATCAACGAGTTGGATTCCATCGTGAATGAGGGAGTGAGGGCCGCTGAGAAGCAGGGCGGGAAGACCATGCAGGCTAG gTTGGAGACAGCCCACAAGTGGCTGTTACACCCGGCTGCGGACCCGGTCACCAGGATCGAGGGTCAGAAGGCTATCAACAGCATTGTTTCGCAAGGACAGAGg ATCGCCGACGGTCTTCAAGGTCGTGAGAAGGCGGAAGTTCTACAGCTGTGTTCAGAAGTACAGCGACTGTCAGACAAGTTGGCTGACTTGTGTGCCAGTGGAAAGGGAGATAGTGAGGAAGCACGTGCTATAACAAG GGAGCTAACAGACAAGCTGCACGAGCTGAAGCGAGCCACCGAGAGGGCGGTCGTGAACCGCGTGGTGGAGGAGTTCATCGACGTGGCGGCGCCGCTGCGACACTTCACTGACGCTGTTAATGCGCCTTTGG GCACCCCAGGTCGCGAGAGTCAGTTCCACGAGAAGGCGGCAGCGTTAGCAGCGTTCAGCCAGCGCGCATGCGCGGCGGCGGACGTGGTGGCGGCGGGCTGCGGACACAACAAGCGCCTCGCTGATCAGCTCACGCAGAATGCTAGACAG GTGGAGAAACTGTCACCACAACTGATTTTAGCCGGCAAGATCAGGCTCTACAACCCTGACAGCAAG GTGGCAGAGGAACATTTCAACAACTTGAAGAATCAGTACGCAGAAGCTGTGCTGCGCGTGCGCGACCTGTGTGACCAGGCGGTAGATCCCCTCGACTTTGTTAGGACTGCTG GTGAATTGATGCAGAAGCATACATACCTGTGTGAGGATGCTATTCGCAACAACGACTCGCAAAAGATGGTTGACAATACCTCCGCCATTGCCAG ACTGGCAAACCGCGTACTGCTCGTCGGAGGAGCTGAACGTGACAATACGGAAGACCAGGAGTTCGCCCGAGCCCTGTCCTCCGCTCAGCAGCGTCTGCAGGCCGCCATCCCGCCCGCCGTGCACCGCGCCAAGGCTGTGGCGCTCGGGGACCGCGCCCAGGCTGCTGCCTGGCGGACTGCTAACAGTGAG ATAATCAGCGCAGCTGGTGAAGTAGAATCAGCACTCTCAGGGCACTACGCCCCGCCCCCGCCGCCCCCCGCACTGCCAGAAGCACTCTCTCGCCTGCACATGTCGGACGTGGCGGCGCCGCCCCGCCCGCCCCCGCCCGCCGGCGCCGCCCCGCCGCCCCGCCCACCGCCGCCCGCTGACACTGATGATGAGGGAGAGGATATCTTTAGGAGGCAGCCGCATCCCAGCCATCCCATATTG GTGGCAGCGCACAACTTGCACAAGGCAGTGCGCGAGTGGTCGTCGAAGGACAACGAGATCATCGCGGCCGCCAAGCGCATGGCCATCCTCATGGCCAGGCTCTCCGAGCTCGTGCGATCCGACTCTAAGG GCAGCAAGAGAGAGCTCATCGCGACGGCAAAGGCCATTGCCGAAGCTTCCGAGGAGGTCACGCGACTCGCCAAGAAGTTGGCGCTGGAATGTACTGACAAAAGGATTAGGACG AACTTGCTACAAGTATGCGAGCGTATCCCTACCATTGGAACTCAGCTCAAGATCCTGTCCACCGTCAAGGCCACCATGTTGGGCGCACAAG GCAGCGAAGAAGACCAGGAAGCGACTGAGATGTTGGTCGGCAATGCACAGAACTTGATGCAGAGT GTAAAAGAAACAGTGAAAGCAGCAGAAGGTGCGTCTATCAAGATCCGCACGGAGCAGGGCGGCTACCGCCTGCGCTGGGTCCGACGCTCGCCGTGGTACCAGATCTAA
- the LOC124642667 gene encoding uncharacterized protein LOC124642667 yields the protein MREFPTLASQQYTCLSNKMFHERQDIKLIRLVKEQPILYDVNHSKYMDFNTREVAWQKIGDELQKSGSDCKIRWVNIRDVHRRILKKNLSDPVHPPRRYKYDNEMVFMKPFYKDVVILSMDDDDDDDDDEQSDDWQKSITEIAGVGAGPEDDEDEDLETVPKKKAKAAKPRSKKKKEVNQSAFEEVNQTMPSFSEAQPSELDPADPVDAFLLSIGSTLKTFSPYHLNVAKSKIFAVVQDHDLQQIVEKRQGNSEKVTTSDALFDQ from the exons ATGCGCGAGTTCCCGACGCTCGCTAGCCAACAATACACGTGcctatcaaacaaaatgttCCACGAACGACAAGATATCAAACTAATCCGCTTAGTTAAAGAACAACCAATATTGTACGATGTTAATCATTCAAAATATATGGACTTTAATACCAGGGAAGTCGCGTGGCAGAAGATAGGAGACGAGCTACAGAAGTCCG gcAGTGATTGCAAAATACGTTGGGTAAACATAAGAGATGTGCACAGACGTATTTTAAAGAAGAATTTATCCGACCCCGTCCACCCGCCGCGCAGGTACAAATATGACAATGAAATGGTATTCATGAAGCCGTTTTATAAAGACGTGGTGATTCTATCcatggatgatgatgatgatgatgatgatgatgaacagtCAGACGACTGGCAGAAGTCGATCACTGAGATAGCCGGGGTTGGAGCTGGACCTGAAGATGATGAGGACGAAGACTTGGAGACAGTTCCTAAAAAGAAAGCTAAAGCAGCAAAACCAAGGTCCAAGAAGAAAAAAGAAGTTAATCAATCAGCGTTTGAAGAAGTTAATCAGACAATGCCGAGTTTCAGTGAGGCTCAGCCGTCAGAACTCGACCCTGCAGACCCTGTTGATGCGTTTTTGTTAAGCATTGGTTcgacattaaaaactttttcgccGTATCATTTGAATGTAGCTAAAAGTAAGATATTTGCGGTCGTACAAGATCATGATTTGCAGCAAATAGTTGAGAAGAGACAAGGGAACTCTGAAAAAGTGACTACGAGTGATGCTTTGTTTGATCAATAA